The sequence GCTAAGTGATATTTTCCCTTGTTGTTGTATTTGTAGTAAATTAAGGCTTTTGTTTTTAAAAAATCATTATTATACTGGTAAGTTTTCCATACCATTTTCATCTTTGAATTATCAAGCCAGAAGTAATGAGTGCCATGATCTACTATTTTCACTGCTGATGCAGGCTGAACGCATTGAAAAGCTACAAATACCATAAACAGAACACTTAACATCAAATATATGTTTTTGTTCATTTTTTAACCTCCTTCAATTTTAACTTTCAAATATGTAACTTATTTTTAAGTTACAATTAAAAAGTAACATTTTATATATATAAAGTTTTGCTAAAATAGGATTAATCATATATAAAGGTAGAAATTTTGAAATTAGATCAATTACAACATTTAAAAGCATTTGAGATACTTATTAATTACATAAAACTGTATTTATTAGGTTAATTCTAAGAATAAGGGCATGATCATGTACCTTAACCTGAATCACTGATCTGGTTAATAACAGCCTGGTGCATCCTCCTTATAAATTCAATTCTTTCTTCGTATTTTAAAACATCAAGATAGCACTGTGCAACAAGGTTAAATGAAAATGGTGAGGGGATTACAGTATTTATCTGTTTTATCTCAAGCTGCCCGCTTTCAATCATTTTTAAAACTCGTTTCGCATTTTTAAGATCCATAAAGTCTTCTATAACTTCTCTTCTTGCTTCTTTAAGTATTGAAAAGTTTTCATCAAGTTCCTTGACAAAATTTAACAGTATTTTACCTTTAATATGCTGTCTGGACACGCTTTTTTGTTTTCCTTTATAATGCCTTAAGATCATCAGTGCTCTTCCAGCACAATGTCTGAACCTTCCAGCCAAAGTTTCAGTTTTATCAATTGCTTTAATTAAAATATCTTCAATATTTTCAGAGGTAAGTTCATTAAATGATTCTAAACCCCCTATTTTACCTTCTGAACTTAAATAAAACCCATTGTCTGAAATTGAAATCATGATATCTCGTTTATACTTTTTAGCCAGTATGTAAGCTACAGCACGGGATAATGCATCATTGACTCTTCTTCCAAAGCAGGTATGGAAAACTACGAATTTTCTGTTTCCAAAACCTTTGTAATGCTCTATAAGAAGCTTTTTATTGCTTGGGATCACTGCGTAAAGGTACTGTTCCCTGAAGTATTCATAAATTGAATTTGCAGCATTGTAATCAACATAGAGAAATTCGTGGATGAAATCCATAATTTCTTCTTTGCTTCGTCCGTATTGAAATTTACCTTCCATCAATGCCCTGAACCGTTGAATTTCGAGTGCGAGATCAAATGAAAGAGGCAGCTGTTCTGAAAACCATGAGGGGATACTTGGAGGTCCTGAAGAGGGAGTAACATTTAAAGTCATTCCCCTTGCATAATTAAAACGGTATATTTTTCCTCCCAAGACGAAAGTGTCCCCTTTTTGAAGTTTTTCCATGAAATCTTCTTCCACATGCCCAACTACCTGGCCAGCGCATTTGACCCTTGCAGAGGACCTATCTGGAATTGTACCTATGTTAGTTGAATAGAGCATCCTGGCTAATTTTCCCCTCTTTCCAAACATGTTAGTGTCATAATCAGCCCATATCTTAGCATATACATATCTATCCTCCAGATCTGTGTATTCTCCAGCTAAGTAACTTAAAACACTTAAATAATCATTTATTGTTAGATTTCTATAGCAGTAGCTTCTTTTAACCAGGTCATATGCTGTATCAATGTCCTGTTTACTTTCTATTGCCATTCCATAGATATGTTGTGCTAAAACATCTAGACAGTTTTCTGGAATGTGTATTTCATCTATTTTCCCTTCAATTGCATTTTTCAGTATCAATGAACATTCCACGAGGTCATCCCTATCTACAACAATGATCCTCCCTTTGGATTTTTCATGTAACTTGTGTCCACTTCTCCCTATACGCTGTAATGCCCTTGAAACAGATTTAGGAGAACTTACAAGTATAACCAGATCTATGTACCCTATATCTATCCCCAGTTCCAGAGATGTGGAGGATACAACTACTTTCAATTCCCCATCTTTCAATTTATCTTCAGTTTGGAGGCGCAGTTCC is a genomic window of Methanobacterium veterum containing:
- a CDS encoding ATP-dependent helicase — its product is MIKRQEKIYKDTEIYKLLHPWVKEWFKNKFDGFTESQKLSIMDVHKGNNILISSPTGSGKTLTAFLSIISQLTMLSDMDQIEDKVYCIYISPLKALDNDIEKNIDEPLREIEKIAGKELGIRKAVRTGDTTQYERTKMLKKPPHILITTPETLSILLCAPKFREKIKDVGYVIIDEIHSLADNKRGVHLSLTLERLQNLAGNFTRIGLSATVSPLEKVAHYLVGSQDGEVRDCKIVDVNYLKRLDMKVLCPVDDIINSDPEEMNNATYKLLDELIQSHKTTLVFTNTRSGTESVVFNLKKRFKNRYDDSNIMTHHSSLSKELRLQTEDKLKDGELKVVVSSTSLELGIDIGYIDLVILVSSPKSVSRALQRIGRSGHKLHEKSKGRIIVVDRDDLVECSLILKNAIEGKIDEIHIPENCLDVLAQHIYGMAIESKQDIDTAYDLVKRSYCYRNLTINDYLSVLSYLAGEYTDLEDRYVYAKIWADYDTNMFGKRGKLARMLYSTNIGTIPDRSSARVKCAGQVVGHVEEDFMEKLQKGDTFVLGGKIYRFNYARGMTLNVTPSSGPPSIPSWFSEQLPLSFDLALEIQRFRALMEGKFQYGRSKEEIMDFIHEFLYVDYNAANSIYEYFREQYLYAVIPSNKKLLIEHYKGFGNRKFVVFHTCFGRRVNDALSRAVAYILAKKYKRDIMISISDNGFYLSSEGKIGGLESFNELTSENIEDILIKAIDKTETLAGRFRHCAGRALMILRHYKGKQKSVSRQHIKGKILLNFVKELDENFSILKEARREVIEDFMDLKNAKRVLKMIESGQLEIKQINTVIPSPFSFNLVAQCYLDVLKYEERIEFIRRMHQAVINQISDSG